In Aeromicrobium sp. A1-2, the DNA window CAGACCAGCGCCCCGAGGGCGGATACGGGTGGTTGTACGGCGAGGACCAGCCGACCCGGTCCACGCCCACACGGGCCGGCTCCGACCTGCCACCGCCGAATCTGCCTCCGCCCGGACGTCGCGTCGGCGGAGCCGAGCCACCCGCGCCTCGAAAGCCCCGCAAGAAGCGCGGCATCGGTCGGGTCCTCGGATTCCTCCTGCTGGCCTGGATCGTGTTCCTCGTCGCTGTCCCGGTGTGGGCCTGGGGCCAGATCGAGAAGGTCGACGCCTCTCCCGCGAGCGGGCGTCCTGCCACCCAGCCCGGTACGACGTACCTTTTGGTCGGCTCCGACAGCCGCCGCGGACTGACCGAGGCCGAGCAGAAGGAGCTCACGACCGGAGGAGACAGCGGCGGGCGCGGTCGCACCGACACGATCATGCTGCTGCACACGGGCAGCGGGCCGAGCCTGTTGATGTCGCTCCCCCGCGACTCGATCGTCGACATCCCCGGTTACGGCCGGACCAAGATCAACGCGGCCTACGCCTTCGGCGGCCCGAAGCTCCTGGTGCAGACGATCGAGGAGAACACCGGCATCCGTGTCGATGACTACATCGAGGTCGGTTTCGGCGGTCTGGTCAAGGTCGTCGACTCGCTTGGCGGAGTCCAGATCTGTCCCAAGGAGCGGCTCAAGGACAAGGACTCCGGGCTCGACGTGCAGAAGGGTTGCCAGACCGCCGACGGCAAGACGGCTCTGGCCTACTCACGCAACCGGCACACGTACGCGACTCAGGACATCCAGCGGGTGCAGAGCCAGCGTGAGGTGCTCGGATCGATTGCTGCCAAGGCCAAGTCCCCGTGGACCGTGGTCAACCCCTTGCGCTACCTGAGCGTCGCCAAGGGTGCCTCCGGCTCGCTGCAGATCGGCGACGACGTCGGACCCATCTCGCTGTTCCGCTTTGCCCTCGCGCTGTCCGCGGCGATGGGCGGCGAGGGCCTCAGCTGCACGGTCCCCCTGCGTGACTTCGCGGTCACCTGGGATCCCGAGCGGGCGCCCAAGATGTTCGACTACATCAAGAAGGACCGCACCGACCAGATCGGCAGCCTGTGCACCAAGGACGGCCTGCCCAAGCCCTGAGGCGCTCCCCGATAGGTTTGGCCGCATGACTTCTGTGGATCACCCCGGCGCACACGC includes these proteins:
- a CDS encoding LCP family protein, whose amino-acid sequence is MSDQRPEGGYGWLYGEDQPTRSTPTRAGSDLPPPNLPPPGRRVGGAEPPAPRKPRKKRGIGRVLGFLLLAWIVFLVAVPVWAWGQIEKVDASPASGRPATQPGTTYLLVGSDSRRGLTEAEQKELTTGGDSGGRGRTDTIMLLHTGSGPSLLMSLPRDSIVDIPGYGRTKINAAYAFGGPKLLVQTIEENTGIRVDDYIEVGFGGLVKVVDSLGGVQICPKERLKDKDSGLDVQKGCQTADGKTALAYSRNRHTYATQDIQRVQSQREVLGSIAAKAKSPWTVVNPLRYLSVAKGASGSLQIGDDVGPISLFRFALALSAAMGGEGLSCTVPLRDFAVTWDPERAPKMFDYIKKDRTDQIGSLCTKDGLPKP